Proteins found in one Methanospirillum hungatei JF-1 genomic segment:
- a CDS encoding YgiQ family radical SAM protein yields MKHPKQPHFLPISHEELRVLGIDQPDIIMVSGDAYVDHPSFAAALLGRVLWDAGFSVAIIPQPDPKNPETFREFGEPRLFFAISGGSVDSMVSNYTAARKKRSDDAYSPGGIPRRPDRAVLVYTDIIHRLFPDIPIIIGGIEASLRRFAHYDYWSDSVRQSILADAPADLLVFGMGETALCTIAQHADAGEKPGDMHNIPGTVWKIPPKQLHALHIPDLCTLPAYTKVRENPDDFCLAHTLISQNQNPFVGRPLLQQHPKTVIIQNPPSLPLSPHDMDRIYDLPYTREKHPSYQEDIPALTPVRFSVISHRGCYGNCSFCALSMHQGTIIQSRSRKSILKEIASFQNMRGFSGIVSDVGGPSANMYGDFCQNWEKNGACTDKECIRCPVVRSGIHDYLDMLDEAEKLPKVKHVYIGSGLRYDLIPLDTDCFRQISRHISGQMKVAPEHIITTVTGLMNKPDQECFDRFRIFFEKNQRGKQSRQYLIPYLMSGHPGCTLSDMISLAEYLRDTGLYTEQVQDFTPTPMTTSTCMYATGRDPRTGNRVHVPKGEEKKIQRAILHWKNPANYSLVLEGLTRAGRKDLIGNTGRCLIPARKTGEIRATRKKISPYEHYQGSSPRN; encoded by the coding sequence ATGAAACACCCCAAGCAGCCTCATTTTTTACCAATATCCCATGAGGAACTTCGGGTACTCGGTATCGATCAGCCGGACATCATCATGGTATCTGGTGATGCGTATGTTGACCACCCCTCGTTTGCAGCAGCGCTTCTTGGCCGTGTTCTCTGGGATGCCGGATTTTCTGTTGCGATAATACCACAGCCGGATCCAAAAAATCCGGAGACATTCCGTGAGTTCGGAGAGCCAAGACTCTTTTTCGCAATCTCCGGGGGGAGTGTTGACTCCATGGTGAGTAACTATACTGCTGCACGAAAGAAGCGGTCAGATGATGCCTACTCGCCTGGCGGTATACCACGAAGACCGGATCGGGCAGTCCTCGTTTATACCGATATCATTCACAGGCTGTTTCCCGATATACCCATCATCATCGGCGGGATTGAGGCATCACTCAGACGGTTTGCCCATTATGATTACTGGTCTGACTCTGTCAGGCAGTCAATCCTGGCAGATGCACCTGCAGATCTTCTCGTCTTTGGAATGGGGGAGACCGCCCTGTGCACTATTGCCCAGCATGCAGATGCCGGAGAAAAACCTGGAGATATGCATAATATACCCGGGACTGTCTGGAAAATTCCCCCTAAACAACTCCATGCTCTTCATATACCTGATCTGTGCACTCTACCGGCATATACAAAAGTTCGTGAAAATCCCGATGATTTTTGTCTGGCGCATACCCTTATATCACAAAATCAGAACCCTTTTGTGGGCAGGCCCCTTCTGCAGCAACATCCAAAGACAGTAATAATCCAGAACCCTCCATCACTCCCGTTGAGTCCACATGACATGGACCGGATATATGATCTCCCCTATACCCGGGAAAAGCATCCCTCGTACCAGGAAGATATTCCTGCACTCACTCCGGTCAGGTTCTCAGTGATTTCACACCGGGGATGCTATGGAAATTGTAGTTTTTGTGCCCTTTCCATGCACCAGGGAACAATCATTCAGAGCAGAAGCCGCAAATCCATTTTGAAGGAGATTGCATCATTTCAGAACATGCGTGGATTTTCAGGGATCGTCAGTGATGTCGGTGGACCAAGTGCAAATATGTACGGGGATTTTTGTCAGAACTGGGAGAAGAATGGTGCATGCACCGATAAGGAGTGCATCCGCTGCCCGGTGGTCAGATCAGGCATTCATGACTATCTTGACATGCTTGATGAAGCTGAAAAACTCCCCAAAGTAAAACACGTATACATCGGCTCCGGGCTCCGGTATGATCTCATCCCCCTTGACACAGACTGTTTCAGGCAGATTTCCCGACATATATCCGGACAGATGAAGGTTGCACCTGAGCATATCATAACGACAGTGACCGGGTTGATGAACAAACCAGACCAGGAATGTTTTGACCGGTTCAGAATATTTTTTGAGAAGAATCAGAGGGGGAAACAGTCACGGCAGTACCTGATTCCGTATCTGATGTCAGGCCATCCGGGCTGCACACTTTCAGATATGATCTCCCTTGCCGAATATCTCCGGGATACCGGCCTATACACTGAACAGGTCCAGGACTTTACACCAACACCCATGACTACCTCAACCTGCATGTATGCAACCGGACGTGATCCCAGGACAGGAAACCGGGTACATGTTCCAAAAGGGGAGGAGAAAAAGATCCAGCGAGCCATTCTTCACTGGAAAAACCCTGCAAACTATTCACTTGTTCTGGAAGGTCTGACCCGTGCCGGGCGAAAAGACCTCATAGGTAATACGGGCAGATGCCTGATTCCGGCACGAAAAACGGGGGAGATTAGGGCGACGCGAAAAAAGATCAGTCCTTATGAGCATTATCAGGGATCTTCACCCCGCAACTGA
- a CDS encoding carboxymuconolactone decarboxylase family protein yields MGKPKNGFEKIIKEVLEKGAAETAQGWVEAIRKDYGRAPLIFERMSERPEVLISHLLYKNSVLKTGTLDPKIVELISLAVSAALRCNHCTDYHVQAALRKGANPDEILEAIMIAGLTSQSTVLADAYRTYSDTIEECISCGVKIPDNAHKD; encoded by the coding sequence ATGGGTAAACCAAAAAACGGATTTGAAAAAATCATCAAAGAGGTCCTCGAAAAGGGGGCTGCCGAAACTGCACAGGGATGGGTTGAGGCGATCCGCAAGGATTACGGACGGGCTCCACTCATCTTTGAACGGATGTCAGAGCGGCCTGAAGTGCTCATCTCCCACCTGCTGTATAAAAACTCCGTTCTGAAGACCGGAACACTCGATCCAAAGATTGTAGAACTCATCAGTCTTGCTGTATCTGCTGCCCTCCGCTGTAATCACTGTACTGATTATCATGTCCAGGCAGCTCTTCGGAAAGGTGCAAATCCTGATGAGATCCTTGAAGCCATCATGATTGCCGGACTCACGTCCCAGTCTACCGTACTTGCTGATGCATACCGGACCTATTCAGATACGATTGAGGAATGCATCAGTTGCGGGGTGAAGATCCCTGATAATGCTCATAAGGACTGA
- a CDS encoding PEGA domain-containing protein, producing the protein MEKSNILFLFLIAGLLTLFCPGVAEESPAMTSYYEIRSNVENASVYFNGEFVGTIQKGSLLVEAETSNRPVNYQLMITAPGYTTYNETLVQAPKPGKSNIIRGTLTALPPAKTGTLSLAVSPPGGEVIVDGISSGFIDKSGIHVLRDITAGYRNIQITLAGYKDWFERVYVEPNMNTKIRVTLTPITTGSLQVSSEPSSANVLLNGAPVGITPVTIPDLPAGPVQIQLTLPGYQDWNGETSVMIGQTVPVFGTLIPIVIETPKPVNTTPEATPTPEPTQSPLLIGTVIGALGGVALIRKKR; encoded by the coding sequence ATGGAAAAATCCAATATATTATTTTTATTCCTGATTGCAGGATTACTCACGCTCTTCTGTCCGGGAGTTGCTGAAGAATCTCCTGCTATGACCTCGTATTACGAAATCAGGTCAAATGTAGAGAATGCATCGGTGTATTTCAATGGTGAATTTGTCGGTACCATCCAGAAAGGTTCGCTGCTTGTTGAGGCCGAAACAAGTAACCGCCCGGTGAATTATCAGCTGATGATCACCGCTCCCGGATATACCACATACAATGAGACACTGGTTCAGGCTCCAAAGCCAGGAAAGAGTAATATCATCCGTGGTACCCTGACTGCCCTTCCCCCGGCAAAGACTGGTACTCTGTCCCTGGCAGTAAGCCCGCCAGGCGGGGAGGTTATTGTTGATGGTATTTCATCCGGTTTTATCGACAAGTCAGGCATACATGTTCTTCGTGACATCACCGCCGGGTATCGTAACATCCAGATAACCCTGGCTGGATACAAGGACTGGTTTGAACGGGTATATGTTGAGCCAAATATGAACACCAAGATCAGAGTGACCCTCACCCCGATCACCACCGGTTCACTTCAGGTCTCATCAGAACCTTCTTCGGCAAATGTTCTCCTGAATGGTGCTCCCGTGGGAATCACGCCGGTTACCATACCGGATCTCCCGGCAGGACCTGTCCAGATACAACTCACACTTCCCGGATATCAGGACTGGAATGGTGAAACCTCTGTCATGATCGGACAGACTGTTCCGGTGTTTGGAACGTTAATTCCGATCGTAATAGAGACTCCGAAACCGGTGAATACCACTCCGGAGGCGACACCGACCCCCGAACCGACACAAAGTCCCCTGCTTATCGGCACAGTGATTGGCGCCCTTGGTGGTGTGGCACTCATTCGAAAAAAGAGATAA
- a CDS encoding PEGA domain-containing protein, with protein MRSIHFLVMAGVFSCFLLFHLILPVAGIASPELTGGDYQATGTLHVDGSPVGMDIALDGRVAGQVPESGVLIIDNITVGEHAVTGSFPGYASQEMWVNVPDGLPAEIRIDLSRKLMGSLDISSSPPNVQIYVDDLYKGITPAVVEVEAGSHVVLLRLSGFQDWSTQTDVAGGETTVLSGTLVPVSKTPVSSASGGPSVLVTMLLIVAGVMVAYGQIRRR; from the coding sequence ATGAGATCCATTCATTTTCTTGTGATGGCCGGAGTATTCTCCTGCTTTCTCCTTTTTCATCTTATTCTTCCGGTAGCAGGGATAGCATCTCCAGAACTGACCGGTGGGGATTATCAGGCGACCGGAACCCTGCATGTTGATGGAAGCCCGGTCGGCATGGATATCGCCCTTGATGGCAGAGTGGCTGGACAGGTTCCGGAGTCAGGGGTTCTGATCATTGATAATATCACAGTTGGTGAACATGCCGTAACAGGGTCATTTCCAGGGTATGCAAGCCAGGAGATGTGGGTAAATGTCCCAGATGGTCTCCCTGCCGAGATCAGAATAGACCTGAGCAGGAAGTTGATGGGATCACTGGATATCTCGTCATCTCCTCCAAATGTGCAGATTTATGTGGATGATCTGTACAAGGGCATTACTCCCGCAGTAGTTGAGGTAGAGGCCGGATCACATGTGGTACTGTTACGTCTTTCCGGATTCCAGGACTGGTCAACACAAACTGACGTTGCCGGCGGGGAGACAACTGTCCTCTCAGGAACTCTGGTTCCAGTATCCAAAACACCGGTTTCTTCTGCTTCAGGTGGTCCGTCGGTTCTGGTAACAATGCTTCTCATTGTTGCCGGAGTTATGGTTGCATATGGGCAGATACGCAGGAGATAA
- a CDS encoding PEGA domain-containing protein, whose product MLLTSLVLFSTIFCCQALGDEKRFSSPGIGYIEVRSDLEGARVYFDTLYMGFISNGKLTIPVDTTVAPSWKNVRMEYSGYLPYAGPYVQTEPGKTIAYKIDLSKTSYERTGMVRFISEPAGAEFLLNDKSMGTTPDSGILIAYTVPRGLYVVNAQKPGDQTITDQLYVDDNAATTYRVEMIPSPLGELNVYSNPDGGEIFVDNRMVGLTPLRMKDITTGEHTVMIRKAGYQDWVANVSVLGGSLGSVEAVLVSTPAPEPVVTADVTEPVKQ is encoded by the coding sequence ATGTTACTGACAAGTCTGGTGCTCTTTTCCACCATATTCTGCTGTCAGGCACTCGGAGATGAGAAGCGGTTTTCATCTCCCGGAATCGGTTATATTGAAGTCAGATCAGATCTGGAAGGTGCCCGGGTCTATTTTGATACCCTCTATATGGGGTTTATATCAAACGGGAAATTAACAATCCCGGTCGATACGACGGTTGCACCGTCATGGAAGAATGTCCGGATGGAGTACAGCGGGTATCTGCCCTATGCAGGGCCATATGTCCAGACCGAGCCTGGAAAGACGATTGCATACAAGATAGACCTGAGTAAGACCTCATATGAACGCACCGGGATGGTACGGTTTATCAGCGAACCTGCCGGAGCTGAATTTCTATTAAATGATAAAAGTATGGGTACAACTCCTGATTCAGGAATCCTGATCGCATACACGGTGCCACGGGGATTGTATGTCGTCAACGCGCAAAAACCGGGTGATCAGACGATCACGGATCAGCTCTATGTAGATGACAATGCCGCTACAACCTACCGGGTTGAGATGATCCCTTCACCGCTGGGTGAATTGAATGTTTACTCAAATCCAGATGGGGGAGAGATCTTTGTTGACAACCGGATGGTCGGACTGACTCCGTTACGCATGAAAGACATAACAACCGGTGAACATACGGTCATGATCAGGAAGGCCGGGTATCAGGACTGGGTTGCCAATGTGTCTGTGCTAGGGGGGAGCCTGGGTTCAGTTGAGGCAGTCCTTGTTTCCACTCCGGCACCTGAACCGGTGGTTACAGCAGATGTGACGGAGCCTGTAAAGCAATGA
- a CDS encoding methanogenesis marker 7 protein has product MILVPITYKGGVFRHDEILDLIEDMGGYIIQKHMIAQEVVLQALIPKEDIEILKTVSRPLAGEVKPAPLVGTEIAVVSMSLEIHHLPHASCDVAEYLRTAGAKTNMIGLARGFGKRIGLLSDEERDIINEHDLAIYLFGNFETCIKEKMPTFRRGIQVPIVVCGGPTKETLMKIIDPPVAGYIGGLGRFMHRTKEPHELARLDEIVEEVSRVIDQKRIGIAKDPLSVTPARLMDIILENVPAIHEVTSPIPVVVQMDGTRIKLPYDPYAAEIREIEIEAGIRIADVCDIRPSRMRDYILLKVKPFSETGMLV; this is encoded by the coding sequence ATGATCCTGGTGCCTATAACCTACAAGGGGGGCGTCTTTCGTCATGATGAGATCCTGGACCTTATCGAGGATATGGGCGGGTATATCATTCAGAAACATATGATTGCCCAGGAAGTCGTTCTCCAGGCTCTAATCCCGAAGGAAGATATTGAGATTTTAAAAACAGTCTCCCGTCCCCTTGCCGGCGAGGTTAAACCAGCCCCGCTTGTCGGGACTGAGATTGCAGTAGTCTCGATGTCACTTGAGATTCATCATCTCCCTCATGCCTCATGTGATGTTGCTGAATATCTCCGGACAGCCGGTGCAAAGACCAACATGATCGGGCTTGCACGCGGATTTGGCAAACGAATCGGTCTGTTGTCTGATGAGGAGCGGGATATCATCAATGAGCATGATCTTGCAATATACCTCTTTGGCAACTTTGAAACCTGTATAAAAGAGAAGATGCCTACCTTCAGGCGGGGCATACAGGTGCCGATTGTTGTCTGTGGTGGTCCGACAAAAGAAACCTTGATGAAGATAATAGATCCACCGGTTGCAGGATATATCGGCGGTCTTGGCAGGTTTATGCACCGGACCAAGGAACCGCATGAGCTGGCCAGACTTGATGAGATTGTAGAGGAGGTCTCCCGCGTTATTGATCAGAAGCGAATCGGGATTGCTAAAGATCCCCTGTCTGTCACACCTGCCCGACTTATGGATATCATCCTTGAGAACGTGCCTGCTATCCATGAAGTGACCTCACCTATTCCGGTTGTTGTGCAGATGGACGGCACAAGGATAAAACTTCCGTATGATCCTTATGCTGCAGAGATCAGGGAGATCGAGATTGAGGCCGGGATCAGAATTGCCGATGTCTGTGATATCCGGCCATCCAGAATGCGGGATTATATTTTGCTGAAAGTAAAGCCGTTTTCAGAGACTGGAATGCTCGTTTAG
- a CDS encoding methanogenesis marker 17 protein produces the protein MSTLEYFEVDSTEPVGGQLYRRIASTVITDHNLLKVLERLRIFIDPSVPVFVAVGITRTVPRTITVSDLAGVTYDGQKITLAIADETFLADLLQILWKSYGKDQVSQPDRFTIEILTSGDAASSGIEDLAVADPTEGLFKDLIYSMQVICPEGFRVKKQNFHNGRFWFVASENTLPEDVTPLVDEQFRIMEAAS, from the coding sequence ATGTCGACGCTGGAGTATTTTGAGGTAGACTCAACCGAACCGGTTGGAGGACAGCTCTACCGGCGGATCGCTTCAACGGTGATCACGGATCATAATCTCCTCAAAGTCCTGGAGAGACTTCGGATTTTTATAGATCCATCTGTTCCTGTTTTTGTGGCGGTGGGGATCACACGAACTGTGCCCCGAACAATTACCGTGTCAGATCTTGCTGGAGTTACCTATGATGGGCAAAAGATTACTCTGGCAATCGCAGATGAGACGTTCCTTGCAGATCTTCTGCAAATCCTCTGGAAGAGTTATGGAAAAGATCAGGTATCACAGCCGGACCGGTTTACCATCGAGATTCTGACCTCCGGGGATGCGGCCTCATCCGGCATTGAAGATCTGGCGGTTGCAGATCCGACCGAGGGGCTCTTTAAGGATCTCATCTACTCCATGCAGGTCATCTGTCCGGAGGGTTTCCGGGTGAAAAAGCAGAACTTTCATAATGGCAGGTTCTGGTTTGTCGCAAGTGAAAATACTCTGCCTGAAGATGTCACCCCTCTTGTTGATGAGCAGTTCAGGATAATGGAGGCTGCATCATGA
- a CDS encoding methanogenesis marker 15 protein, with protein sequence MKEETVRIAQLSCGPEYSGVQKEIYTAAEAVGAEVFFPDLSLSDIRRNFRDFGLDVKSGDLKLAIARAVALVEGSAEADAVFIASCFRCAEAAIVRNELRRYIHEHSRLPVVSYSFTERTTSGTLLTRMEALTTIARRRALLARERQTGLTMGVDSGSSTTKAVIMQDNEIIGTGWRPTTEVLTSADEVIALALEEAGVTREDLDAVGTTGYGRFLIGERIGADLIQEELTVNSKGAVFLADCQHGPSTVIDIGGMDNKAISVLDGIPGTFTMGGICAGASGRFLEMTAKRLGVDITELGPLAMKGMGEDVPMNSYCIVFGTQSLVNALAEGHSKENVAAAACHSVAEQVFEQQLQEIDIKEPVVMVGGTSLIQGLVRAMGNLLQTEIVVPHHSQYIGSVGAALLSSGFVEKS encoded by the coding sequence ATGAAGGAAGAGACTGTCCGTATTGCCCAGTTATCCTGCGGACCTGAGTATTCAGGAGTCCAGAAAGAGATTTACACAGCAGCTGAGGCCGTTGGGGCAGAGGTCTTCTTCCCTGATCTCTCACTGTCCGATATCCGGAGAAATTTCAGGGATTTCGGACTTGATGTCAAATCCGGTGATCTGAAACTTGCCATCGCCCGTGCCGTTGCCCTGGTAGAAGGTTCAGCAGAAGCAGATGCAGTATTTATTGCATCATGTTTCAGATGTGCGGAGGCGGCGATTGTCAGGAATGAACTCCGGCGGTACATCCATGAACACTCGAGGCTTCCCGTGGTCAGTTACTCCTTCACCGAACGGACAACCTCCGGGACCCTTCTTACGAGGATGGAGGCCTTGACGACGATTGCACGGCGGCGTGCCCTTCTAGCCCGTGAGCGTCAGACCGGTCTTACCATGGGGGTAGACTCCGGTTCCTCCACAACAAAGGCGGTGATCATGCAGGACAATGAGATCATCGGAACCGGTTGGCGTCCGACAACTGAAGTACTGACCAGTGCAGATGAGGTCATCGCTCTTGCACTTGAAGAAGCCGGCGTCACACGTGAGGATCTTGATGCTGTTGGGACAACCGGGTATGGCCGGTTCCTCATAGGGGAGCGTATCGGGGCAGACCTCATTCAGGAAGAGCTGACGGTAAACAGTAAAGGTGCTGTCTTCCTCGCCGACTGTCAGCATGGTCCGTCAACTGTGATCGATATCGGAGGTATGGATAACAAAGCCATATCTGTCCTTGATGGTATCCCGGGTACGTTTACCATGGGAGGTATCTGTGCCGGGGCATCCGGGCGATTCCTTGAGATGACGGCAAAACGGTTAGGAGTAGATATTACCGAGCTGGGCCCGTTAGCCATGAAGGGGATGGGAGAAGATGTCCCAATGAACAGTTACTGTATCGTCTTTGGGACACAGAGCCTGGTAAATGCCCTTGCAGAAGGGCACTCAAAAGAGAATGTTGCCGCCGCCGCCTGTCATTCTGTCGCCGAACAGGTCTTTGAGCAGCAACTCCAAGAGATAGATATTAAAGAACCGGTCGTCATGGTCGGAGGGACGTCACTAATCCAGGGTCTTGTACGGGCCATGGGAAACCTGCTCCAGACCGAGATTGTTGTTCCTCATCATTCCCAGTACATCGGTTCGGTCGGAGCCGCATTATTGTCTTCAGGATTTGTGGAGAAGAGCTGA
- a CDS encoding methanogenesis marker 5 protein, whose product MAEVFIYPATSLILSDLVARFGHKPLGTALSVRERIQTAGLDSPPLQMTPDDAKKGLRWAAVEVPSGVRGRMSLFGPLIDRAEAAIIVRNPDFAFGCMGCARTDELVEFLVKQKKVPILELDYPADEEEGIIFVRRVKEFLTGLGGSS is encoded by the coding sequence ATGGCAGAGGTGTTTATCTATCCGGCAACAAGTCTTATCCTCTCAGATCTTGTCGCACGGTTTGGTCATAAGCCTCTGGGAACCGCTCTTTCGGTTCGGGAACGTATCCAGACAGCAGGTCTTGATTCTCCACCCCTTCAGATGACTCCTGATGATGCAAAGAAGGGGCTACGGTGGGCTGCTGTTGAAGTGCCATCCGGTGTCAGGGGGCGTATGTCTCTTTTTGGTCCCCTGATTGACAGGGCTGAGGCGGCCATTATTGTCAGGAATCCGGATTTTGCTTTTGGGTGTATGGGATGTGCCAGAACCGATGAACTGGTGGAATTCCTTGTGAAACAAAAGAAGGTCCCCATCCTTGAACTTGACTATCCTGCCGATGAGGAAGAAGGGATCATCTTTGTTCGGAGGGTCAAAGAGTTCCTCACCGGTCTTGGAGGTTCATCATGA
- a CDS encoding methanogenesis marker 6 protein: MKGTIPPLYAGTVTKYVFIESYKATPDDIAARAYEVSGRVMIKETCFGLQITGEEEEVERVIAHIRALDPAHIYVKDRGFPPGDPRRCRANLGGARPGYFGHEYEMGFIRRIAIGLEELESPSERPVHGSEQKETEGLSVKRLMELIEQEA; the protein is encoded by the coding sequence ATGAAGGGAACAATTCCGCCACTGTATGCCGGGACCGTTACGAAATACGTCTTTATTGAATCGTATAAGGCAACACCCGATGACATTGCAGCACGGGCCTATGAGGTATCAGGCAGGGTCATGATAAAAGAGACCTGCTTTGGCCTGCAGATCACCGGCGAAGAAGAGGAGGTGGAACGGGTTATCGCACATATCAGAGCGCTTGATCCGGCACATATCTATGTAAAGGACCGGGGTTTTCCACCCGGTGATCCCCGCCGGTGCCGGGCAAATCTCGGGGGAGCACGACCAGGATATTTTGGACATGAATATGAGATGGGTTTTATCAGGAGAATCGCAATCGGACTTGAAGAGCTGGAATCGCCATCTGAGAGACCGGTTCATGGATCAGAACAAAAAGAAACGGAAGGATTATCGGTGAAAAGACTGATGGAACTGATCGAACAGGAGGCCTGA
- a CDS encoding methyl-coenzyme M reductase-associated protein Mmp3, translated as MPTIHFDGTITTVPDGFTIDDLLPDRDRSLCIGILRPVTVSQAETKEFLIKTTAGEVVVETMPGTCAGEILTGLSGIQSGWHDLQVASFGPFPSSFTPSRKPSRYERGDLALGCGGYDPARSFLVFCKKTHAADHGGPVENGIIAKVISGMGVLDRLSDSDQIISIEPVISFAESSDARTTTDGSVVLEEGMHIITHIRVQAEGKTLDGYDPKTAVSVDRMLLALLNRVFIVDKRLSTHIRCDVLTGTDVPCEACSGRREGTVLMRTSGKNRGSLYIYTQDLPRSLAHTVVGHVVHGIELCKIAQEGDRLSIQIEPSQVDLIGLPLAMARERAEALHLTLTPDVDGPDRVVIKQKPATTLEVLAQGLVEVETIPDKQVISITLDDVNAPRTCKIFREFSGLKYHAVGRLPMLFSFDEVTLFKAKIPKTTNVIPENTPVSSVEAGVLAMTNDSCKGVGIVGVRSVPSSEFGPTSEPFSGTNIIGTVIDMEKIAGLEEGEVVFFREVRP; from the coding sequence ATGCCCACAATCCATTTTGATGGAACGATCACCACAGTACCAGACGGATTCACAATTGATGATCTTCTGCCAGACCGTGACCGGAGTCTCTGCATTGGCATACTACGGCCGGTCACCGTCAGTCAGGCAGAGACGAAAGAATTTCTTATAAAAACAACCGCTGGCGAAGTGGTTGTGGAAACTATGCCCGGGACTTGTGCGGGGGAGATCCTGACCGGTCTTTCCGGTATACAATCAGGCTGGCATGATCTGCAGGTTGCAAGTTTTGGTCCTTTCCCCTCATCTTTTACTCCTTCCAGAAAACCTTCCCGGTATGAACGCGGGGATCTGGCACTCGGATGCGGAGGATATGACCCTGCACGGTCATTTCTGGTATTCTGTAAAAAGACACATGCCGCAGATCACGGCGGTCCTGTAGAGAATGGGATAATTGCAAAAGTCATCTCCGGGATGGGTGTTCTGGATCGGCTCAGTGATTCGGATCAGATTATATCCATTGAGCCGGTTATTTCGTTTGCTGAGTCTTCTGACGCCAGAACAACAACGGATGGTTCAGTTGTTCTTGAAGAGGGAATGCACATCATCACGCATATCAGGGTTCAGGCCGAAGGAAAAACTCTTGATGGGTATGATCCAAAAACCGCGGTCAGCGTTGATCGGATGCTTCTCGCTCTCCTGAACCGGGTATTTATTGTTGACAAACGATTGAGCACTCATATCAGATGCGATGTCCTGACAGGGACTGATGTTCCCTGTGAAGCATGTTCAGGCAGACGGGAAGGAACAGTGTTAATGCGGACATCCGGGAAAAACCGCGGATCACTATATATCTATACTCAGGATCTCCCAAGAAGTCTTGCTCATACCGTCGTCGGCCATGTTGTCCATGGTATCGAACTCTGTAAAATTGCGCAGGAGGGTGACCGGTTGAGCATTCAGATTGAACCCTCACAGGTCGACCTGATTGGACTGCCGCTTGCGATGGCACGGGAACGGGCAGAAGCGCTTCATCTTACGCTCACCCCTGATGTTGACGGTCCTGACCGTGTAGTCATTAAACAAAAACCAGCGACTACCCTTGAGGTACTTGCCCAGGGTCTTGTAGAGGTCGAGACCATACCTGACAAACAAGTTATATCTATCACTCTTGATGATGTGAATGCCCCCCGGACCTGTAAAATTTTCAGGGAATTCTCAGGCCTTAAGTATCACGCAGTCGGAAGACTTCCGATGCTCTTCTCCTTTGATGAAGTCACCCTTTTTAAAGCAAAAATTCCGAAGACGACAAATGTGATCCCTGAGAACACTCCAGTTTCATCAGTTGAAGCAGGTGTGCTTGCGATGACGAATGATTCCTGTAAGGGGGTTGGAATCGTCGGGGTGAGGTCTGTTCCTTCATCAGAGTTCGGTCCGACTTCTGAACCGTTCTCCGGAACAAATATCATCGGTACCGTGATCGATATGGAAAAGATTGCAGGGCTGGAAGAAGGAGAGGTTGTGTTCTTCAGGGAGGTCAGGCCATGA